The window GAATTAAacttcaacaacaataataaataatctCTAATAGCAGAATAACATAAATAACTGAAGTCATAATGACAATACAATTGAAACCACCAAAaacccaaaacctggtgtcaccgaGTGCATGAGCTTTATAAAGTACTAAATACAAAGTTTGAACAAATACAATACTGTCTAAAAGACTAAACAATAATAACATAAGATAAAGTAGGGGACTTCAAGGGCTCAACGGAACAACAATGCTACCTCCAAATCTCCAAGCAAATTCGAATAAATAGCTCACTAACAGCCATTACTATCAGCGATACCTGGATCGGCACATGAAGTGtaaagtgtagtattagtacaatcgaccccatgtactcaataagtagcaagcctaacctcgaagaaagcAGTGGCGAGGTTGGCAAAGTCCGATGCTCACTTTCAAcaaccaacaacaataataacaacataataTGATATATAAGGAAAAGCAGCTCGAATAATAACATGCTCAACTCTAACACAATAAGAGGAGAAATatgcatgcttttcaggtatatcAGTCAAGACACAaagttttccataaaaatcaCTTAAAAAGGGATTTATCAAGGTAAACTGTGATTTCAAGCTTTATACATCAAGTAGagatatcaaataacaattagtATAAGAAAAATACAActctatgcctgcatgtcaaATATATATGACAAAATCAACAATATCACAATTTGATCATTAAGTATACACAATCTCAGCATGCTCATAGTGCCTTGTACAAGTACCCCCTCAATCATGCTCTCAACACTCTCACAATGCCTGGGATAATACATACCCCTGGATCATCACAAACACACACTCATCATTGTACGAATGCATGGCATAAGTCCCTCACTAAGCACATCTCATGTGCTTGCACTCACAGGACCCAAAGTACCATGGGTTATCAtctgactccggaggggcagatccaaaCCCAAGCGTTGTTAAAATCGAAAGTCAACAATCAATATCACTCAGTCCAATATGAGGGGCCTTAATGCAATCGTCACCTCAGTATCAATATCAACATGGCTTTATGGCCAAGGTCAGTCATCAATTTGCTCAATATGGTCCAAAATCAATCACCAATCTCCTCAAGTCTCAATATGTTAACATCTCATAGTATCATAATCAACATACAGCATAGAATATATCAACGTGCCACGACTCAACTCAAATCAGTGTCTCATACAAGGACACTATCAACATCTGAGATAACATATAAAGAGTACACAGAGACAGAGACATAACATGCGAATATATTAtcataattgaaaaatatgactacggctaaggAAAATAACTTAACATAGTAAAAATAgtcctatcatgtctcaaacagataAGCAAATATCATAGACATTATTTTTAGGATGAATAATAGCTCACATAATCATATAAGTGAAGGAAATACGGTATCAAAGATGCATGATAgtaaaacaaggcatataatagcctaaggtctacccGGATCATAAATAACCACGGTGCATGTATATACGCTCTTTACCTCGTATATGCATCAATCTTAATATATAATAAGCATCATAGCATACGGAAAAATACCTTCAAGTCAAGcctagacaagatacttacctcaaacgagtGAGAATTAATACTCCAAGAATACGTTGCCTCtaaaatcgacctccgaacgggtCAAACCTAATCAATTAACAAACCTCGGTGTTAGATAATGCCAATGGAAATAACAACGTTGCAAAAAGACACGTTCTTTAATCAATTTaataaagtcaaccaaaaagtcaatccGGACCACTTTCCGGAACCCGATAATACTCACAATTTTGACAACCCatttgaatacgagtccaaccataaaagtTTCATTCAATTCCGATTCCGAATCGGGATTCAAATCTCATTTATTCACTTTTCAAAATTTCTtataaaaatcccaatttcttctTTAGATTcgtcaatcaaatgccaaaatcgaagatagaatcatgaataataatcaaatccagatTAGGGATACTTACTTAATCCACTTGGGTAAAAATCGTCTCAAAAATTGTCTTTATCTGAACTccatatctcaaaatatgataaaatgaagttATGACAGAAATAGAGAATTAAAAGCCCTCTATTACAgctccctcgcacctgcggaccacttAGCTGCATCTGCAGATCCATAGGTGCTGAACATTATCCGGATGTGCGGCTTGATTCACAAAGCCAACCATCATAGTTGCGAGGAAACATTGCCGCATATACGATCTCCTCTACTGTGCAAATGCGCGAAAAATCCCACAGATGCGGTCGCACATCAGCAACcaatttccgcatttgcggtacTACCTCCTGCCGCTGCAACTCGCATCAGCGGCCAATATCATGCACCTGCGGCTTTGCAGGTATGACCAATTTCATGCAGGTGCAATGCACCAGTTCAGCAGCTGCCAACCATCTGCAATGTTTCCCTGGATGGTCCAAACCCACCCGAGCCCTTCGGAACCCCgcctaaacataccaacaagtccaaaacaTGACGAAGaattactcgaggtctcaaattacacaAGGGAACATTGAAACCACAAATTGAACCTTATTTCAAACTTATTGAACTTTCCAAACTTCTAACTTTCAAAATACGCCGATTACGCCGAACCACGTccaaacaactcggaatgactctaaattttacacacaagtcataaatcactatACGAATCTATCCCAAAGCTCGAAAACCAGACAGACCTCGATAACCGCAAAGTCAACTATGTGTCAAACTTATCAATTTTCAAATattcaaaaaatttaacttttggtaATTAGCCTCAAAATCATCTAGAAACATCAAAAACTAATTTCGGGCATATGTCCAAGTTTTAAATCTCCACTGGGACctatcagaactatcaaaattctGATCTAAGGttatttacacaaaagtcaaaattggtcaacactttcaacttaagctttcaagctaggaactaagtgttccaaatcactctcgAACTCTCGCGGGAACCAAACTACCTGCACCCGCAAATCATGAAACATCAAGCATGACTAcaagaagcatcaaatagggggaAATGGTACGAATACACAAAACGATGGATCTGGTCGTTACACATAAAATTCTGCATAAGTTATGTGGTCGTGGATTTAATTTTATGCGGGTTATAATGTGAaataattatatgttttagtAATACATGAAAAAGAATATTTAAAGACAAAAAACCTCTTAAAGTAGGTAATTCTTGCATAGTAATTCTTAGGCTTTTGTTCATTGGTACATCATATAACTACTCTTTGAATAATCTATGTATAACTAATAGGTGAACCAAATTATCCCTTAATATACAAAACTTCTTGCTGCACATTAACTTTGCTTTGTCTTAGAAAGTTAGCATGAACGGACTTAATTGAGGTTCTTCCGGTTTCtaccaaaaataaagaaaaaagaaaaatttgtGAACGAAGCTGACATTGATAGAGTAGTCTAAATGGATAGTTCAGacaaaaaagaaagcaaaaactCCTAGTTCGGGTCCAAACACGTTGCATTTCGAGAGAAGATTCTAAGCTCCCGTTTGACCATAAAATTTggtagtttttttttaaatttatctttAAATATCTGTTTGTTTATAGATTTCAACCATTTTTtggtaaattttaaaaataaaatattcaaatCCCAAAAGAGCTCTAGAATATTTTTTGAAGTTCTTGAAGTTTTTTactcacaaaattttaaattcttttcaagtAAAATCCATACCCAAACATAATTTTAACTTCAAAAATCATTTTTCATCTCATCTTAAAAAACTTATTTTTTCAAGTTTAATCCACatctatgtccaaacgctagctaaaaTTTGTGCAAgtataattcttttaaaaataataatttaacaaATCCACATTGTGCAAACACATTGGGCTTATAAATCCACCACTAAAGGTAAGAGATTCATACAATGATGACTTTATGTTTTTCATAGTAATGTGGTTCTATTTACTTCTATGGATATACAGTTAGAAGTTGTTGCTTGAAGTTCCTTGATGTGTCGAGAACCATTTTTTCTAACCAAAGTATTAATACTTCAACGGCTTCTTGGAGCTCATTGTTTCTTTATTAAAGGGATGGACCTTTTACTAGGATTCGAATCCAATGAAGTTCTAACTATTCATTAGAATAAAAAGATCTAATGGATcttgtaggattttcaagaaattctttAATTTTAATCATATGCTTTCTCATGTTCCGTGAATAGCGAGACATTGAGGAATATCCAAAAAGGAATTTTGGAAATTATCTCTTTTCGTTTCGTTTGAAAAAAGGAAGTATCCCAAATAATCGATCTTTCTATTTTTTATTGAATCTCTCTTTGATTAATCAATGTGTGATATTTTGAATCCTCATTTCCAATGAAACCCAAATAATCTCTGGATTTGATCAGATGATCCTTAGCATAAAATATCAACAAGTAATTAGTGCTGGTTTAGTTTGATAAGATAACAAACTAATGAACTATTGTTGCGCTTCAACTATTAGAAAATATCTTTCCCTTCAGTAGCAGACAGTTCTTATACAATAAAACTGATAGTAAATTTTAACAAAACTCCCAAATGGTAGTAGGACCGGATTTGTATCTAGTAACATGTCACAACTCACAACTAACCTAGCTATGAGAATCTTGATCACCCCCAAAATTTCGAAAGTTCTTTCGAGCATTATGAAAACATATTGGATCAGAAAGGAAAAAACCTTACCTACAGTCGGTGTTTATACCAATTCAATGGATGCATGAAATATGTCTTTGTACATTCACTTAAAATCACTTATCCATGGTTAATCAACATGTATTTTTTCCTCATTTTATCATTTAACCATAGAAAATATAGTTTGATTTAAACACCGACTATGAGTAAGTTTTTGCCGAAAGAAAGCATAACATCAAAGCCCTCGCAACCATAACTTGAATCACAGACTTGTTTCAAACCAGAAATGTACTATGCTTGGGACTCTGGTCCTGCCGGTTTTGAGTTGAGAAGTGGTTGCAGTGCTTTGACAACAATTGTCATATTTGGCCGAAAATCGGCCTCATATTGGACACAAAGTGCTGCTACAGCTGCCAACTAAGTAACAAAAGTAGAAGAATCAAACAAAGGGAAATCAGCAAACTAGTAGTAATTTCTAGCAAATATAAAGAATGAAAACCTTTGCAATTGCTTTTGGAGGATAGTCATTATTTAGCTTGGGATCAACACACTGCTTCACTTTGTCTTCACTCAATCTTGGAGTTGCCTGAAGAGAATTTGAGTTTAAATCAGTAGACTAATAgtatacaacaacaactacgcctTAGTCACAAACAAGTttgggtcggctatatgaatACTCACTGACTAGTGGTATATAAATACCAAAAAAGAAAGTGGTATAGGATAAGAAGCTACCCATGTGACAAGACTCTGTTGTCCTTTGGGCATTGTATGATCTACTGGCTTCCTTCCTGTCAAGAGTTCTAAGAGGACAACGCCAAAACTATAAACGTCACTTTTCTGTGTAATCTGTCCTGTCATGGCATACCTAAGCAAAAAACATAAACCCTTTGCTTAATAGGACTAATGGAACTATCATTTCCTTTTTGTCGTAGTTATGTGAAAACTCGGTAAATAATGGGCTATCTCGAACAACTACATGTTCTATTGTTATGAGCAGGGCTTACTCTGGAGCATGGTAGCCAAATGTTCCCAAAACTCTAGTGGAATGCAGACGCGCTGCTGTGTCTGAAGATTGGTTTGAGATGTTGAAATCAGCAATTTTTGCTGTAAAATCATCAAAGAGTAACACATTGCTGGATCTGACATCACGATGAACGATAGGTGGCTGAACTTTTTCGTGTAGGTATTCGAGGCCTTTTGCTGCACCATAAGCAATTTTAACTCTCTCATTCCAGGTAAGAACTGGACCTGGCTCAGCACCTTGTACACCTTTTCTACCTGCAATAGAACTCTAAACAATCAACTATATGCTGCAATAAACATACAGAAAGAAGGTTTCGCGCAACAACTATATTAAGTACTATGATTGAATTTTTGACGTACCATGTAACACATCGTGTAAAGAGCCCTTTGTTGCGAACTCATACACCAATATACGATTGTTTCCCTCGAGACAATAGCCCATGAGAGTCATGAAATGATCATGTTTGAGTCTTGAAACCGTTGATAACTGAAATAAGTTAAACATTTCTAGTATAAGTGTTCTTTCTTTCCAGCTATGCCTTTCATCACTACTAAAAGGAAAAATGATCAAGAATGAAAAAAAAGGCATTCATTCACCTGGGCTGCAAAGTCAGAGTCCGGTTCTGGTGAAGAACTAGTATCCAACTTTTTGATTGCTGCTTGCTGACCATTGCTCAATTTAGCACAAAAAACGCGGCCATAAGATCCCTCTCCAACCAAAGCTTTCTGACCAAAGTTGCCAGTCAATCTATTTAGCTCATCCAAAGTAAACACTGGAGCCTCAACTGGTAATACTTTCTGAGGAGCTCCACCTCTTGCTGCACTCCTTGGTTCTCCTCTTTCACTAGCTACAATacccaaaaagaaaaagggtGTGGTAAAAGATCTTCATCTATTAGCCCAATACCATATGATTGAGCAAACAATATGCTCATCTACACAACACCACAATTACATCTTAGTTCCAAACAAATCGAGGTATGCTATATATGAATCCTCACAGACCATGCTTCACACTTTAAATTACTAACGGGCCAACAGTATacaacataaaaaatatataaaactaaaAAGTACTAAGAGTTCTCTATATTTTCTATTGAAAGGACTCTTGGCAAAAATATAGGACCTAAATTAAAATGTAATAACATGAGTAGAATATATTCCCAACCAGTAGCGGATGTAGTGTAGTATcaccgggttcaactgaacccataacttttgacgcagagtaaaaatttatatgcaaaaatttattaaaattaaaaaatagtagatatgaacccataactttaaaaatataatgagttcaatattaaaaactttaaaagttgaacccacAAAATTTAAATCCTGGATACAAATCCCATCTAATTTGTATCGTCGATTTGAATCTTTCTCTTATTGTGGCCTTATTTTTCGCTAGGTCCACATGGATTCCAAGAGATTGTAAACGGCTTCTTTCCATGCGATTTTAAGTCTATATCGTCCCATGTTAACAAGTGAAATCCACATAGTTTTAATTTACACCTATGAACCGGTGCATCAGGAGCTCTTTTTGGTCTATACCGTCCCATTGTAACACATTGAATCAACATAGTTTCACAGCTACAGCTACAGACCAGTACATTTGAAGCTCTTTTAGGTCTATATCGTCGATGCATGACATCCAAATGAAAATTGCATGGAATTAAAAACAGAAAAGAGAGAAGGTACGATCATaccaccaccagtaccaccaCCATAGGGATTGCCAGCTCTAGGAGGAGCTGTATTTTGATTGGATGAGGGGCCACCATTGTAGACGTCTTCTTCTCCACCTCCACAGCACGACATTTTTTTTACGTTGTTCAACTATGGAAGCCACAAATTCTCCTTAAGTGAAATCCACATAAAATCCAATGCCTCCGAGGAGAAATAATTTACATGTTAAATTAAAAGTATTCCTAGGAAGATTACAAAAACAAAAACTATGATCAGAAAAGGAATTAATTCGATCCCGAAACGAAAAGAACATCAAGACACAATGTCTTAGTCCCAAATTTGTAAATAACATCACAGAGGATGGTGTGTTTGATATGACGGAAATCATTCTCTAGGACcaggaaaaaaaaaacattttatgGTGTTTTGGTTATTATTAGTCTTTAATATCTATCTTTCCTGAAATATATCTTTCTGTATGGAAAATATTCTCCGGAAAATCCCGGTCATATCAAACACATTCTTCATCATATAAAACAATTCTATTATGGTTCATGTATCTTTCAGTAATTTAAAAATGATCGCTTTTTGCAGTTCAAGAATGTGAAATATTAATGGTGCTTGTAAAGAACAGATCAAGAAAACTTGTTGAATTAAATAAATTAATGTTACGTACCGTAAACCTTAAGGAGTAAAAGACAGCAATGAATCTGGAAGGAATGAATTTAGGAAACGAACAAGAAGAAGGAAGGAGAAAGAAGAGATTTCATGGTTGAATATTTCCCTTTCTTCTCTGATTTTTTTCTTCTGTCTCACAGATTGATGaaacgaatttttttttttttttttttctgttttacgAGAAAGTCGCATGTAAACTCTTTTAACCGCAATTAAAACTAACATATTATTTCTACGTACTACGTGCCTCCCTTCACTTTGCACGTCCACTTATCAATTATCATGCACCTTCTTATTTTACTTggtaaataaaaaaagaaatttaaagAGAAAACAAATTACTTACCGAATAACTTACTTGGActataaaataatatttgaagttaaattttcatatataaaaatgtgttatttcttttttaaaacaaattagaGAAGAAATAATGTCACGTAATCTTAAGACAGAGGGAACTATTGT is drawn from Nicotiana tomentosiformis chromosome 12, ASM39032v3, whole genome shotgun sequence and contains these coding sequences:
- the LOC104091006 gene encoding probable protein kinase At2g41970, encoding MSCCGGGEEDVYNGGPSSNQNTAPPRAGNPYGGGTGGASERGEPRSAARGGAPQKVLPVEAPVFTLDELNRLTGNFGQKALVGEGSYGRVFCAKLSNGQQAAIKKLDTSSSPEPDSDFAAQLSTVSRLKHDHFMTLMGYCLEGNNRILVYEFATKGSLHDVLHGRKGVQGAEPGPVLTWNERVKIAYGAAKGLEYLHEKVQPPIVHRDVRSSNVLLFDDFTAKIADFNISNQSSDTAARLHSTRVLGTFGYHAPEYAMTGQITQKSDVYSFGVVLLELLTGRKPVDHTMPKGQQSLVTWATPRLSEDKVKQCVDPKLNNDYPPKAIAKLAAVAALCVQYEADFRPNMTIVVKALQPLLNSKPAGPESQA